One segment of Paraburkholderia sp. PGU19 DNA contains the following:
- a CDS encoding four-carbon acid sugar kinase family protein: MKILILADDLSGAADCAIGFASAGHRTVVTLEATRTSAHDGADTIAVDTDTRRLTPHDAAARTSAAYAEMSARDQRLYKKIDSTLRGNWAAEVAGLQALAGMAIVAPAFPATGRTVRDGRVFVHGEPLEHTATWKLEHAGVPAGIAAQLEAAGLTTDRLDAEALADEPEALAVCIGAMAANGVQALIIDTQSEKALRALARATLQSDAAFFWVGSGGLAREIAALNPRGDAGERKSGSDAFPGGPILILVGSLSAVSERQCAMLRERGGVEELIVPPVVLREGVSHRDWRGWQDQVGVSLKAGVDLLLRIGRDDAFDPAEGAQLSAALAAMVEPHFTKTGGLIATGGETARAMLAAARIGNLQLLAEVEAGVAVARPLDATRTHCPGVVTKAGAFGTDHALYAAWLTLRNETERDVVSH; encoded by the coding sequence ATGAAGATTCTGATTCTCGCGGACGACCTGTCGGGCGCGGCGGACTGCGCGATCGGTTTTGCCAGCGCGGGCCATCGCACGGTCGTCACGCTGGAAGCGACGCGCACGTCCGCGCATGACGGCGCGGACACGATTGCCGTCGATACCGACACGCGCCGTCTCACGCCTCACGACGCGGCCGCGCGCACGTCGGCGGCCTATGCCGAGATGAGCGCACGCGACCAGCGGCTCTACAAGAAAATCGATTCGACGCTGCGGGGCAACTGGGCAGCGGAAGTGGCGGGCCTGCAGGCGCTGGCTGGCATGGCGATCGTCGCGCCCGCGTTTCCGGCAACGGGGCGCACGGTGCGCGATGGCCGTGTGTTCGTGCACGGCGAGCCGCTCGAACACACGGCGACATGGAAGCTTGAGCATGCGGGTGTTCCCGCCGGCATCGCAGCGCAACTCGAAGCAGCCGGTCTGACAACGGACCGGCTCGACGCCGAAGCGCTCGCCGACGAACCCGAAGCGCTGGCCGTGTGCATCGGCGCGATGGCGGCGAACGGCGTGCAGGCGCTGATCATCGATACGCAAAGCGAGAAGGCATTGCGCGCGCTCGCCCGCGCCACGCTGCAAAGCGATGCGGCGTTCTTCTGGGTCGGTTCGGGCGGGCTTGCGCGCGAGATCGCGGCGCTCAATCCGCGCGGCGACGCGGGTGAGCGCAAGTCCGGCAGCGATGCGTTTCCCGGCGGCCCGATCCTGATTCTGGTCGGCAGCCTGTCGGCCGTGAGCGAACGTCAATGCGCGATGCTGCGCGAGCGTGGCGGCGTCGAAGAACTGATCGTGCCGCCCGTCGTGTTACGCGAAGGCGTGAGCCATCGTGACTGGCGCGGGTGGCAGGACCAGGTTGGCGTGTCGCTGAAGGCGGGTGTCGATCTGTTGCTGCGCATCGGTCGCGATGACGCGTTCGATCCCGCTGAAGGCGCGCAACTGTCGGCGGCGCTCGCGGCAATGGTCGAGCCGCACTTCACGAAAACGGGCGGCCTGATCGCGACGGGCGGCGAGACCGCGCGCGCGATGCTGGCGGCCGCACGCATCGGCAATCTGCAATTGCTGGCCGAAGTCGAAGCGGGTGTCGCGGTCGCAAGGCCGCTCGACGCGACCCGCACGCATTGCCCCGGCGTCGTGACCAAGGCGGGCGCATTCGGCACCGATCACGCGCTGTACGCCGCATGGCTGACCCTGCGCAATGAAACCGAACGCGACGTCGTTTCCCACTGA
- a CDS encoding LysR substrate-binding domain-containing protein encodes MELRHLRYFAALAEQLSFTVAAQKVHVTQSTLSHQIRQLEEELGCQLFEREGRRVTMTEAGELFLERVRNALREVDEGVSTVRFAAEEMTGVVRIGATHTFNLHIIPRCVSLFLDRHPSVRVDVLEMTGDGIAQALLRGDLDIGVTYKPNDALPLRFEPLYTEEMMLAVGLRHPFAKRRFVRVSELHLQRMVLLPRSFSTRVLLDESFRMANAAPVVVAEMNAIAPMIELVRETDIATIVSTHALRREDVKLIPLESPTPVRSPGLLWRRDEARTPAARSFASIVRSVSDSESRDTRRNTVHAARR; translated from the coding sequence ATGGAACTCCGACATCTGCGCTACTTCGCGGCCCTTGCCGAGCAATTGAGCTTCACCGTCGCCGCGCAAAAGGTCCACGTCACGCAATCGACGCTGTCGCATCAGATCCGCCAGCTCGAAGAGGAACTCGGCTGCCAGCTATTCGAGCGCGAAGGCCGGCGCGTGACGATGACGGAAGCGGGCGAACTGTTTCTGGAGCGCGTGCGCAATGCGCTGCGCGAAGTCGACGAAGGCGTGTCCACCGTGCGCTTCGCAGCCGAGGAAATGACGGGCGTCGTGCGCATCGGCGCGACGCACACGTTCAACCTGCACATCATTCCGCGCTGCGTGTCGCTGTTTCTTGACCGGCATCCGTCCGTGCGCGTCGACGTGCTCGAAATGACGGGCGACGGCATCGCGCAGGCGCTGCTGCGCGGCGACCTCGATATCGGCGTGACGTACAAGCCTAACGACGCGCTGCCGCTGCGTTTCGAGCCGCTCTACACCGAGGAGATGATGCTTGCCGTCGGGCTGCGGCATCCGTTCGCGAAGCGGCGTTTCGTGCGCGTGTCGGAGCTTCACTTGCAGCGCATGGTGCTGTTGCCACGCAGCTTTTCCACGCGCGTGCTGCTCGACGAATCGTTCCGGATGGCGAATGCGGCGCCCGTCGTCGTCGCGGAAATGAACGCCATTGCGCCGATGATCGAACTGGTCAGAGAGACCGACATCGCGACGATCGTGTCGACGCATGCGCTGCGGCGCGAGGACGTGAAACTCATCCCGCTCGAAAGTCCGACGCCCGTGCGTTCGCCCGGTTTGCTGTGGCGCCGGGACGAGGCGCGCACGCCCGCGGCGCGCTCGTTTGCGTCGATCGTGCGCAGCGTGAGTGACAGCGAGAGCCGCGACACGCGGCGCAATACCGTGCATGCCGCGCGCCGGTAA
- a CDS encoding CoA transferase, whose translation MTKVLEGVRVLEQGTFITGPAAGMLLGDLGADVVKIEQPGTGDPFRAFKGGLYSPHYQTYNRNKRSVTLNTKDADDLALFDALIGDADVYIQNFRPGAADRMNAGYERLREINPRLIYCAISGFGQTGPAATRPAYDTVAQAASGFLGLLINPEHPRVVGPAIADSLTGFYAAYGILGALHERNRTGVGRKVEVSMLEAMSHFNLDAFTHYYSADELMGPYSRPSVSQSYVMQCADGKWLALHMSSPEKFWLGLADAIEQPTLLQDPRFADRAGRIANQEALIDLLGAAFAQRNRADWCARLEANDVPHAPMYDASEALDDPQAKHLELLVETTHPEMGRFRTVRPPVSFDGERTTDVIAPPTLGEHNAELLAPLRTALKQSEAA comes from the coding sequence ATGACCAAAGTTCTCGAAGGCGTCCGGGTGCTCGAACAAGGCACCTTCATCACGGGGCCGGCGGCCGGCATGCTGCTAGGTGATCTGGGCGCCGACGTCGTCAAGATCGAGCAGCCGGGCACGGGCGATCCGTTCCGCGCGTTCAAGGGCGGCCTCTATAGCCCGCACTATCAGACCTACAACCGCAACAAGCGCAGCGTCACGCTCAATACGAAAGACGCCGACGATCTCGCGCTGTTCGATGCGCTGATCGGCGACGCCGACGTGTATATCCAGAACTTCCGCCCCGGCGCGGCGGATCGGATGAACGCAGGCTACGAGCGTTTGCGCGAGATCAACCCGCGTCTGATCTATTGCGCGATCAGCGGCTTTGGCCAGACCGGCCCGGCAGCGACGCGCCCCGCGTACGATACCGTCGCGCAGGCGGCAAGCGGCTTTCTCGGCCTGCTGATCAACCCCGAGCATCCGCGCGTGGTCGGTCCCGCGATCGCCGATTCGCTGACGGGCTTCTATGCGGCGTATGGCATTCTCGGCGCACTGCATGAACGCAACCGGACGGGCGTCGGACGCAAGGTCGAAGTGTCGATGCTCGAAGCGATGAGCCACTTCAATCTCGATGCGTTCACCCACTACTACTCGGCCGATGAACTGATGGGCCCCTACAGCCGTCCGAGCGTGTCGCAGTCGTACGTGATGCAGTGCGCGGACGGCAAGTGGCTGGCGCTGCACATGTCGTCGCCGGAGAAGTTCTGGCTGGGTCTCGCGGATGCCATCGAACAGCCGACCTTGCTGCAAGACCCGCGCTTTGCCGACCGCGCAGGACGCATCGCGAATCAGGAAGCGTTGATCGATCTGCTCGGCGCTGCATTCGCGCAGCGTAACCGTGCCGACTGGTGCGCACGGCTCGAAGCGAACGACGTGCCGCACGCGCCGATGTACGACGCCAGCGAAGCGCTCGACGATCCGCAGGCGAAGCACCTCGAATTGCTGGTCGAAACGACGCATCCGGAGATGGGGCGGTTTCGCACGGTGCGTCCGCCTGTTTCGTTCGATGGCGAGCGCACGACCGACGTGATCGCGCCGCCGACGCTCGGCGAGCACAACGCCGAATTGCTGGCGCCGTTGCGTACGGCATTGAAGCAGAGCGAAGCCGCGTAG
- a CDS encoding citryl-CoA lyase yields the protein MKIGKETIPRTSISTSNTHTIVVRGRDLADELIGKISFTDYFFLLVTGHTPSPAASAVLDATLVAIAEHGLVPSVQASRMTLAAAPDALQGAVAAGILGCGSVILGASESCGTLLDEVRQCAAQTGGDLSEAAFTVITRYRADKRAVPGYGHPLHKERDPRVDALFAVAERNGADMTYVRIAEAIESVLPDVFGKALMLNVSAAIPAVLLGVGFPLAALKGVPILARTAGLIGHLTEELAHSIGFALSYQATREVVYDGEAPEGFEPGI from the coding sequence ATGAAAATCGGCAAAGAGACTATCCCGCGCACATCGATCTCGACCTCGAATACGCACACCATCGTCGTGCGAGGACGCGACCTCGCGGACGAACTGATCGGCAAGATCTCGTTCACCGACTACTTCTTCCTGCTCGTCACGGGGCACACGCCCAGCCCGGCCGCCAGCGCCGTGCTCGACGCGACGCTCGTCGCGATCGCGGAGCACGGACTCGTGCCGAGCGTGCAGGCGAGCCGCATGACGCTCGCCGCCGCGCCCGATGCGCTGCAAGGCGCCGTGGCCGCCGGGATTCTCGGTTGCGGCTCCGTGATACTCGGCGCGTCCGAATCCTGTGGAACGCTGCTCGACGAAGTGCGGCAGTGCGCGGCGCAAACGGGCGGCGATCTGTCCGAGGCGGCGTTCACGGTGATCACGCGTTATCGCGCGGACAAACGCGCCGTGCCGGGCTACGGCCATCCGCTGCATAAAGAGCGCGACCCGCGCGTCGACGCGCTGTTCGCCGTCGCCGAACGCAACGGCGCGGATATGACCTATGTACGCATCGCGGAAGCGATCGAATCCGTGTTGCCGGATGTGTTCGGCAAGGCGCTGATGCTGAACGTGTCGGCGGCGATTCCCGCGGTGCTGCTGGGCGTCGGCTTTCCGCTGGCTGCGCTAAAAGGCGTGCCGATTCTCGCGCGCACAGCCGGACTGATCGGGCATCTGACGGAAGAACTGGCGCACTCGATCGGCTTCGCGTTGTCGTATCAGGCCACGCGCGAAGTGGTGTACGACGGCGAAGCGCCCGAGGGCTTTGAGCCCGGCATCTGA
- a CDS encoding 2-keto-3-deoxygluconate permease — MVQIPIKRSIERIPGGMMIVPLLIGSLVATFLPGMPKFFGSFTNALFTGALPILAVFYVCMGASIDVKATPYLMKKGGALLVTKVGAAVIVGVILGHVLGEHPVSSGLFAGISTLAVVAAMNDTNGGLYMALMGQYGRSEDVGAYTLMSLESGPFLTMVTLGVAGLSAFPWQTLVGSILPLALGMLLGNLDREMRDFLAKAVPVMIPFFALALGAGLDLHKVWQAGLLGIGLGIAVVIVTGIPLYFADRLTGGTGVAGVAAANTAGNAAAVPALVAAANPVYNEAAQSATLLVAACVVITAILSPILTAQVAKRYQQRQEGARTKHREGLAR; from the coding sequence ATGGTTCAGATTCCCATCAAACGCTCGATCGAGCGCATCCCCGGCGGCATGATGATCGTGCCGCTGCTCATCGGCTCGCTGGTGGCGACGTTCCTGCCCGGCATGCCCAAGTTCTTCGGTTCGTTCACGAATGCGCTGTTCACGGGCGCGCTGCCTATCCTTGCTGTGTTCTACGTCTGCATGGGCGCGAGCATCGACGTGAAGGCCACACCGTATCTGATGAAGAAGGGCGGCGCGCTGCTCGTGACGAAGGTGGGCGCGGCGGTGATCGTCGGTGTGATTCTCGGCCATGTGCTTGGCGAGCACCCTGTGTCGTCGGGCCTGTTCGCGGGCATCTCGACGCTCGCCGTGGTCGCCGCGATGAACGACACCAACGGCGGCCTCTACATGGCGCTGATGGGCCAGTATGGCCGCTCGGAAGACGTCGGCGCGTACACGCTGATGTCGCTCGAATCGGGTCCGTTCCTGACCATGGTGACGCTGGGCGTCGCGGGTCTGTCGGCGTTTCCGTGGCAGACGCTGGTCGGCAGCATCCTGCCGCTCGCGCTCGGCATGCTGCTCGGCAATCTGGACCGCGAAATGCGCGACTTTCTCGCGAAGGCGGTGCCCGTGATGATTCCGTTCTTCGCGCTGGCGCTCGGCGCGGGCCTCGATCTGCACAAGGTCTGGCAAGCGGGGCTGCTCGGCATCGGCCTTGGCATCGCGGTGGTGATCGTGACGGGCATTCCGCTGTACTTCGCCGATCGCCTGACGGGCGGCACGGGCGTGGCGGGTGTGGCGGCAGCCAATACGGCGGGCAACGCAGCGGCCGTCCCCGCGCTCGTCGCGGCGGCGAACCCGGTGTACAACGAAGCGGCGCAGAGCGCGACGCTGCTGGTCGCCGCATGCGTCGTGATCACGGCGATCCTGTCGCCGATCCTGACCGCGCAGGTGGCCAAACGTTATCAGCAGCGCCAGGAAGGCGCGCGCACGAAGCATCGCGAAGGGCTGGCACGATGA
- the pdxA gene encoding 4-hydroxythreonine-4-phosphate dehydrogenase PdxA, with the protein MSNYLPVIGITMGDAAGVGAEVVVKSLAHASVYAQCRPLVIGDAKRLERANQIVGGTMKIRRIEDASDARYEQGTIDCIDLGLIPDDLPFGQLSALAGDAAYQYIKRAVELAQAGKIDAICTAPLNKEALHAGGHKYPGHTEMLAHLTGVDEVSMMLVAPQLRVIHVTTHIGIIDAIRKIEPGLVQRTIERGNATLVKAGIEHPRIGVCGINPHAGENGLFGYGEEEEKIIPAVKLLQERGLDVTGPLPADTLFFRAGRGDFDLVVAMYHDQGHGPVKVLGLEAGVNVTVGLEVIRTSVDHGTAFDIAGKGVVDEGSLLEALRQGAELATRR; encoded by the coding sequence ATGAGCAACTACCTTCCCGTAATCGGCATCACGATGGGCGATGCAGCAGGCGTCGGCGCAGAAGTCGTCGTCAAGAGCCTCGCGCATGCGTCGGTCTACGCGCAATGCCGTCCGCTCGTGATTGGCGATGCGAAGCGCCTCGAACGCGCGAACCAGATCGTCGGCGGGACGATGAAGATCCGCCGCATCGAAGACGCATCCGACGCGCGCTACGAGCAAGGCACGATCGACTGCATCGACCTCGGCCTGATTCCCGATGACCTGCCGTTCGGCCAGCTGTCGGCACTGGCGGGCGACGCCGCGTATCAGTACATCAAGCGCGCCGTCGAACTCGCGCAGGCAGGCAAGATCGACGCGATCTGCACGGCGCCGCTCAACAAGGAAGCGTTGCATGCGGGCGGTCACAAGTATCCGGGCCACACGGAAATGCTCGCGCATCTGACGGGTGTCGACGAAGTGTCGATGATGCTCGTCGCGCCGCAACTGCGCGTGATTCACGTGACTACGCACATCGGCATCATCGACGCGATCCGCAAGATCGAGCCGGGCCTCGTGCAGCGGACCATCGAACGCGGCAACGCGACGCTCGTGAAGGCGGGCATCGAGCATCCGCGCATCGGCGTGTGCGGGATCAATCCGCACGCGGGCGAAAACGGCCTGTTCGGTTATGGCGAAGAAGAAGAGAAGATCATCCCTGCCGTGAAGCTGCTGCAGGAGCGTGGCCTCGACGTCACGGGCCCGCTGCCCGCCGACACGCTGTTTTTCCGCGCCGGCCGCGGCGACTTCGATCTGGTGGTCGCGATGTATCACGACCAGGGCCACGGCCCGGTGAAGGTGCTCGGCCTCGAAGCGGGCGTGAACGTGACGGTGGGGCTCGAAGTGATCCGCACGTCGGTCGATCACGGCACCGCGTTCGATATCGCGGGCAAGGGTGTGGTCGACGAAGGCAGCCTGCTCGAAGCGCTGCGCCAGGGCGCGGAACTGGCGACGCGCCGCTGA
- a CDS encoding MFS transporter: METTNGALTRSGLDGPPPESMKSDSVQVDTEKLFGRIARRLIPFLFLCYVLNYIDRVNISFAHLQFRADLGLTEASYGLGVGVFYIGYVLFEVPSNLLLRRIGPRRTIARIMVLWGLVSVSMMFVRNPTQFYIARIALGIAEAGFFPGIVYYLTSWFPDRHRAKVLSAFVLGIAVAGITGGPVSGWILSNADGWHTLHAWQWLFLLEGIPPVLVGLVALWYLPDSAATAKWLTPEEKALVARESQGEGHGHGHRIDHFGAALKNWRVYVCAFGYFTITWAGSVLNFWAPSVIRQAGVANPWHIGLVSAIPYLIGAIGMVLASRHSDATKERRLHFAGCALVSAAGAVLLGTAHASFTPAIAGLALVAIGYLSCTAIFWTIPATFLSGTASAGSIALISSIGQLGSLSAPTAIGALTAATHDISAGSYLAAAVLVCGAAVIAVAMRNMKR; the protein is encoded by the coding sequence ATGGAAACGACCAACGGTGCGCTGACGCGCAGCGGCCTCGATGGCCCGCCGCCCGAATCGATGAAGAGCGACAGTGTGCAGGTGGATACGGAGAAGCTGTTCGGACGCATCGCGCGGCGGCTAATTCCGTTTCTCTTTCTCTGCTATGTGCTCAACTACATCGACCGCGTCAATATCAGCTTTGCGCATCTGCAGTTCCGCGCGGATCTTGGCTTGACGGAAGCGTCGTATGGACTGGGCGTCGGTGTGTTCTACATCGGCTATGTGCTGTTCGAGGTGCCGAGCAATCTGCTGTTGCGCCGCATCGGCCCGCGCCGCACGATCGCGCGCATCATGGTGCTGTGGGGTCTCGTGTCGGTATCGATGATGTTCGTGCGCAATCCGACGCAGTTCTATATCGCGCGTATTGCGCTCGGCATTGCCGAAGCGGGCTTCTTTCCTGGCATCGTCTATTACCTCACGTCGTGGTTTCCGGATCGTCATCGCGCGAAGGTGCTGTCCGCGTTCGTGCTCGGCATCGCCGTGGCGGGTATCACGGGCGGTCCCGTGTCCGGATGGATTCTCAGCAACGCCGATGGCTGGCACACGCTGCACGCGTGGCAATGGCTCTTTCTGCTGGAAGGGATTCCGCCCGTGCTGGTCGGTCTGGTCGCGCTCTGGTATCTGCCTGACTCCGCGGCCACCGCGAAGTGGCTGACGCCTGAGGAAAAGGCGCTTGTCGCCCGCGAGTCGCAAGGCGAAGGCCACGGACACGGACATCGCATCGATCACTTCGGCGCAGCGTTGAAGAACTGGCGTGTGTACGTATGCGCGTTCGGCTATTTCACGATCACGTGGGCAGGCAGCGTGCTGAACTTCTGGGCGCCGTCCGTGATCCGGCAAGCGGGCGTCGCGAACCCGTGGCATATCGGGCTCGTATCGGCGATTCCGTATCTGATCGGCGCAATCGGCATGGTGCTCGCGAGCCGTCACTCGGATGCGACCAAAGAACGGCGGCTGCATTTCGCGGGCTGCGCGCTGGTGTCGGCTGCGGGCGCGGTCCTGCTTGGCACGGCGCACGCTTCGTTCACGCCGGCAATCGCCGGGTTGGCGCTTGTCGCGATCGGTTATCTATCTTGTACGGCAATCTTCTGGACGATACCGGCGACGTTTCTGTCGGGCACGGCTTCGGCGGGTTCGATTGCGCTGATTTCGAGCATCGGGCAGCTCGGCAGTTTGAGCGCGCCGACGGCTATCGGCGCATTGACGGCGGCCACGCACGATATCAGCGCGGGTTCTTACCTCGCCGCAGCGGTGCTTGTATGCGGTGCGGCTGTCATTGCGGTGGCGATGCGCAATATGAAGCGTTGA